A region from the Spirochaeta thermophila DSM 6192 genome encodes:
- a CDS encoding LamG domain-containing protein has protein sequence MNSTSVIKPMGTLLVLILALVGCASMEEKGAPLTVDFDLHARAVYTMEHIEGNTLKDDSGNGLDAIIRGNPATTEGKFGKALVFDGTQTYIELKPEVLEGKEWSFLAWVNAEAWPPWARIFDFGDGATADMWFGFSGVEGVMRCDIFHPSGSVKLLGPAFPTGEWVHLAITVNGREMVMYVDGKRMASGYTGLLPSHVEKKRLYIGASNWPDPLFVGKMDEILIADAAYTDQQIKAIMQSGIPVR, from the coding sequence ATGAACAGTACGAGCGTCATCAAACCGATGGGGACGCTGCTCGTCCTCATCCTCGCGCTTGTGGGATGCGCCTCGATGGAAGAGAAAGGAGCACCCCTTACGGTGGACTTCGACCTCCATGCGAGGGCTGTCTACACCATGGAGCATATAGAGGGAAACACCCTGAAAGACGATTCAGGGAACGGACTGGATGCGATCATCAGGGGTAACCCGGCGACCACCGAAGGGAAGTTCGGGAAAGCACTCGTATTCGATGGGACCCAGACGTATATCGAACTCAAACCCGAGGTCCTGGAGGGTAAAGAGTGGTCATTCCTCGCCTGGGTGAATGCCGAGGCATGGCCCCCATGGGCCAGGATATTCGATTTCGGTGACGGCGCCACCGCCGACATGTGGTTCGGATTCAGCGGCGTGGAAGGTGTGATGAGGTGTGACATCTTTCATCCATCTGGTAGCGTGAAACTGCTCGGACCTGCCTTTCCCACGGGCGAATGGGTACATCTGGCCATCACAGTGAACGGGAGAGAGATGGTCATGTACGTCGACGGTAAGCGCATGGCATCCGGTTACACGGGACTCCTTCCTTCTCATGTAGAAAAGAAGAGACTCTACATAGGGGCGAGCAACTGGCCCGATCCGCTCTTCGTGGGAAAGATGGATGAGATCCTCATCGCCGACGCGGCATACACGGACCAACAGATCAAGGCCATCATGCAGTCGGGTATCCCTGTACGATAA
- a CDS encoding arabinan endo-1,5-alpha-L-arabinosidase yields MDVGEDPAITEKYTRSIDIYDPTTWGPLNVHDPELFQDDDGTFYVFSTDASIGNTWQGGVQVRRSKDLVHWECLPEPALGMWDEEMKEWLGFPSDAEAYTWAPSVVKLNGRYYMYHGVIVEVPDNDNRPRAWIGLAIADTPTGPYLPADEYDPSTYSCSTVVRYTFTRTPGTIDEDCLNESGGDWSKGFGAIDPEVVFDVEGNMWLTYGSWKGGIAILQLDPTTGMPINGYPADTIENGYGTLIAGGNGIAIEGACIFPYGDYYYLFYSLGDLLYDYSIRVGRRPISEGIAGPYYDSEGRDLTTLTWEESHRYGNKILGAHQFEGHYGWRNPGGQSLLITQDGKILMAHHTRTTFRESWYFYLQVRQIYFTEDGWPVANPNEYAGETLREVSPTEFAGTYKVIHTKRGTSWGFVSTYEGTQSSDEVNLEDAIETVSENVTFHSEGTISGAYQGTWSISNHYHITIQLEDNQGTPIGTYKGIVSDALDWSRTGDVERHTLTFTTFCPETGEYFFGNKE; encoded by the coding sequence GTGGATGTCGGAGAAGATCCTGCAATCACAGAAAAGTACACACGTTCGATCGACATCTACGATCCCACGACGTGGGGACCTTTGAACGTCCACGATCCCGAACTATTCCAGGACGATGACGGCACCTTCTATGTGTTCTCCACCGATGCAAGCATTGGAAACACCTGGCAAGGAGGCGTCCAGGTCCGTCGATCGAAGGACCTCGTACACTGGGAATGTCTGCCTGAGCCGGCCCTCGGCATGTGGGACGAGGAGATGAAGGAGTGGCTCGGATTTCCCTCTGATGCAGAGGCCTATACCTGGGCTCCCTCGGTGGTGAAACTCAACGGCCGGTACTACATGTATCACGGCGTCATCGTGGAGGTCCCCGACAATGACAACCGCCCCCGCGCCTGGATCGGTCTTGCCATAGCCGACACGCCTACCGGCCCGTATCTCCCGGCCGACGAGTATGATCCCTCTACCTATTCCTGTTCCACAGTAGTCCGCTACACCTTCACGAGGACCCCCGGAACGATCGACGAGGATTGCCTCAACGAGAGCGGAGGAGACTGGTCGAAAGGGTTCGGAGCCATTGACCCCGAGGTGGTCTTCGATGTGGAAGGGAACATGTGGCTCACCTATGGCTCATGGAAAGGGGGGATCGCTATACTCCAACTCGATCCCACTACCGGCATGCCGATCAACGGTTATCCTGCGGATACCATAGAAAACGGATACGGGACCCTGATCGCGGGTGGGAATGGAATAGCAATCGAAGGAGCGTGCATCTTTCCATATGGAGACTACTACTATCTCTTCTACTCCCTGGGAGACCTCCTCTATGACTACAGTATACGGGTGGGCCGTCGTCCGATCTCCGAAGGCATCGCAGGACCATATTACGATTCCGAAGGAAGAGACCTCACTACACTCACGTGGGAGGAATCCCATAGGTACGGCAACAAGATCCTTGGTGCTCATCAGTTTGAAGGTCACTACGGGTGGAGGAATCCAGGGGGACAATCGCTCCTCATCACCCAGGATGGCAAGATTCTCATGGCCCACCATACGAGGACCACATTCAGAGAGAGCTGGTACTTCTATCTCCAGGTGAGGCAAATCTACTTCACTGAAGACGGATGGCCGGTGGCCAATCCCAACGAATACGCCGGGGAAACCTTGAGAGAGGTGAGCCCTACGGAATTCGCGGGGACCTACAAAGTCATCCACACGAAAAGAGGAACCAGTTGGGGATTCGTTTCAACCTATGAAGGTACCCAGAGCTCCGACGAAGTGAATCTGGAAGATGCGATCGAGACGGTATCCGAGAATGTGACCTTTCATTCGGAGGGGACGATTTCAGGAGCCTACCAAGGCACCTGGTCGATCTCGAACCACTACCACATCACCATCCAGCTCGAGGACAACCAAGGGACTCCCATTGGGACCTACAAGGGTATCGTGAGCGATGCCCTGGACTGGTCACGAACAGGTGATGTGGAGAGGCACACTCTCACCTTCACTACATTCTGCCCGGAAACGGGAGA